Genomic window (Halofilum ochraceum):
CGGCAGACCGCTGCGACTGTTTGGCCTGTAGGAGCGAGCTTGCTCGCGATCGTTCCCGCAGCAGGCTACGGCAACGAGCACGCCTGGGGACGCCGTACCGGTAAGCGCGTTGCCACCGAATGCTGGAGCGTGAACGACCGCCGTCAGACCACGGCGCGATCGGGATTCGTCTTAAGGGCGTCGGCAAGGCCGCTGTCCAGCGAGGGGTACTTCAGCGTTACGCCCAGTTCGCGCTGCATGCGGCCGATGTCGAGCCGACGCGACTCGCGCACGAACGACAGCATCGCCGGCGACAGGGCCTGCGGGGCCTGCTCCAGCGGCACGGTGGCCGGGCGGGGCCGGCCCGTGGCATCGGCGACGCGGTTGAAATAGTCCGTCATGGTGGTCGGGTGGCCGTCGGCCACGTTGTACACCGCACCCGCCCGGCCATGGCGCGCAGCGGCCCGCAGCGTGGTCACGAGATCGTCCACGTGGATGCGGTTGCTCCAGGGCGCCTCTTCGGCCCGTATCAGCGTGGTTTTCGACAGCCGATCGATCGGCAACCGGCCCGGGCCATAGATGCCGCCCACGCGCAGGATGACCACGTCGATACCGCGTTCCTCGCACCAGGCGCGGGCGAGCTCCTCGGCCGCGAGGCGCCGGCGGGCACGATCGGAGATCGGTGCGGGCGGGCGGCTTTCATCGACCCACTCACCGTGGCAGTCCCCGTAAACCCCGGACGTACTCAGATAGACCAGCCGGCGAGGTACCGCCTCTTCACACGCGCGGAGGAAGTGGCGCAGTCGCGGATCGTCGTCCTCAGCATCACCGGGTGGCGGGACCAGGTAAAACACCGTCCCGTCGGCCGCCGCCGCAGGCGGCTCGTCGATCGGCCGATCGAGGTCGCTGGCGACCGGGGCAATCCCCGTCCGTCCGAGTTCATCGGCCGAGCGCTGGGTGCGCACGAGCGCGACCGGGCGCTCGCCACGGGCGATCAAAAGGCGGGCGAGACGGCGGCCGACATAGCCGCATCCCGCGATCAATGGTGTGGAGGGAATCCCGGGCACGGAGCCTGCTCCTGTAAACCGTGCCCGGGATTCTGCCACTCAGCCGCGTCCCTGGGCGAGGGTGGATGTGGAAATCACCCGGCGGTGCCGCCGCGAGCCCCGACGAACTCGGGGTAGGCCTCGAGGCCGCACTCGGCGATATCCACGCCCTCATATTCCTCTTCCTCGGTGACCCGGAGGCCCATCCCGAGCTTCACGAGGGCGAATACCACGGCGCTCGCGGCTGCCGTCCAGCCGATGATTGCCGCGAGCCCGAGCAGCTGCGGCCCGATCGAGGCACCGGTATTCGAGGCCGGCACGATCAGCACGCCCCAGATGCCGGCGGTGCCGTGGACCGAGATCGCGCCGACCGGGTCGTCCACGCGCAGCCGGTCCAGCGCCAGCACCGAGAATACGACGATGATGCCGCCGACCGCGCCGATCAGCGTGGCCGCCAGCGGGCTCGGCGCCAGGGGCTCGGCCGTGATCGCCACCAGACCGGCGAGGGCGCCGTTCACTGCCATCGTGAGATCCGCCTTGCCCCATTTGATCCGAGCCGTGATCAGCGCGGCCAGCAGGCCACCGGCAGCGGCGGTGTTGGTATTAACGAAGATCTTTGCCACGGCATTGGCGTCGGCGACGCTGGACAGCACCAGCTGTGAGCCGCCGTTGAAGCCGAACCAGCCGAGCCACAGGGCGAACATGCCGAGCGCCGCCAGCGGCATGTTGGCGCCGGGGATCGCCCGCGGCCGCCCCTCGGCGTCGTATTTGCCCTTGCGCGGTCCGACCATGATCGCGCCGATGAGGGCGCCAACGCCGCCGCACAGATGCACGATGCCCGAGCCGGCGAAATCGGAATAACCCGCGGCCGACAGGAAACCACCGCCCCAGGACCAGTAGGCCTGCACCGGGTAGATGATGGCGGTCATGAACACCGCGAAGGTCAGGAACGACCACAGCTTCATGCGCTCGGCCACCGCGCCCGAGATGATCGACATGGTCGCCGCGACGAATACCACCTGGAAGAAGAAGTCCGAAGCGCCGGAGTAATAGGGTGCACCTTCGCCCCCGGCGAGCACGGCCTCCGTGGTGTTCTCGCCCGGCAGCAGGGCGCCCAGCGAAGGAATGACGCCGTTGATACCGTCGCCCCCGTACATGACCTGGTAGCCGAGCAGCAGGTACATCACGCAGGCGATCGAGTACAGCGCGACGTTCTTGGTCAGGATCTCCGCGGTGTTCTTGGAGCGCACGAGGCCGGATTCGAGCATGGC
Coding sequences:
- a CDS encoding SDR family oxidoreductase — translated: MPGIPSTPLIAGCGYVGRRLARLLIARGERPVALVRTQRSADELGRTGIAPVASDLDRPIDEPPAAAADGTVFYLVPPPGDAEDDDPRLRHFLRACEEAVPRRLVYLSTSGVYGDCHGEWVDESRPPAPISDRARRRLAAEELARAWCEERGIDVVILRVGGIYGPGRLPIDRLSKTTLIRAEEAPWSNRIHVDDLVTTLRAAARHGRAGAVYNVADGHPTTMTDYFNRVADATGRPRPATVPLEQAPQALSPAMLSFVRESRRLDIGRMQRELGVTLKYPSLDSGLADALKTNPDRAVV
- a CDS encoding ammonium transporter, which gives rise to MDTANMTIELSYALDTFYFLVCGALVMWMAAGFAMLESGLVRSKNTAEILTKNVALYSIACVMYLLLGYQVMYGGDGINGVIPSLGALLPGENTTEAVLAGGEGAPYYSGASDFFFQVVFVAATMSIISGAVAERMKLWSFLTFAVFMTAIIYPVQAYWSWGGGFLSAAGYSDFAGSGIVHLCGGVGALIGAIMVGPRKGKYDAEGRPRAIPGANMPLAALGMFALWLGWFGFNGGSQLVLSSVADANAVAKIFVNTNTAAAGGLLAALITARIKWGKADLTMAVNGALAGLVAITAEPLAPSPLAATLIGAVGGIIVVFSVLALDRLRVDDPVGAISVHGTAGIWGVLIVPASNTGASIGPQLLGLAAIIGWTAAASAVVFALVKLGMGLRVTEEEEYEGVDIAECGLEAYPEFVGARGGTAG